A window of Cohnella herbarum contains these coding sequences:
- a CDS encoding GatB/YqeY domain-containing protein encodes MNLAERLNEDMKLAMKSGEKFRLQTIRMVRSSIKNQEIELRRALDDNETLNVLSRELKQRRDSLQDFERGGREDLVSNVKAEIEIISEYLPRQLTEEEVKAIVVQTMQETGASSKADLGKLMGALMPKVKGIADGKLVNAIVQQSLQ; translated from the coding sequence ATGAATCTTGCGGAAAGATTGAATGAAGACATGAAGCTGGCGATGAAGAGCGGCGAGAAGTTTCGCCTTCAAACCATTCGCATGGTTCGGTCTTCGATCAAAAACCAAGAAATCGAGCTGCGCCGCGCGCTTGACGATAACGAAACGCTTAATGTACTGAGCCGTGAACTCAAGCAGCGACGCGATTCCCTCCAAGACTTCGAAAGAGGCGGACGGGAAGATCTCGTAAGCAATGTCAAAGCAGAAATTGAGATCATCTCTGAATATCTTCCACGACAGCTAACGGAAGAAGAAGTCAAAGCCATTGTTGTACAGACCATGCAAGAAACCGGTGCTTCTTCTAAAGCCGACCTGGGGAAATTGATGGGCGCTTTAATGCCCAAGGTGAAGGGAATTGCGGACGGTAAGCTCGTCAACGCAATCGTCCAACAATCTCTGCAGTAA
- the rpsU gene encoding 30S ribosomal protein S21, translated as MAETKVRKNETIDAALRRFKRSIAKDGVLAEVKKRKHYEKPSVKRKLKSEAARKRKF; from the coding sequence GTGGCCGAAACAAAAGTACGAAAAAATGAAACAATCGACGCTGCACTCCGCCGCTTTAAGCGTTCCATTGCCAAAGACGGCGTTCTCGCGGAAGTGAAGAAACGTAAACATTACGAGAAACCGAGCGTTAAGCGCAAGCTGAAATCCGAAGCTGCGCGCAAACGGAAGTTCTAG